CGGAAGTTACGGAAGCGTAGGTACGCGACCATGGGGATGGTGCCCCATACGAGGGCTGCTGGCCAGCCCAGAGGCCCGTGCCCGGGGAGATTCTCGTCACGCCGGGAATGTCGTACGTCTCCAGGATGCTCCGATCCACGTACGAGCGTACGAGCATGACGTACGCGGACGAAGGCGGCGAGGGGAGCGCGGGTGCTCGGGCAGGACGGGCGGGAAGGGCCGGAAGGCGGCCGGGACGGCCGGCCGGCCGGCGTACGGGCCGGCGGACCGGAGCACGGACCGGAGCACGGACCGCAGCACGGACCGCAGCACGGACCGCAGCACGGACCGCAGCACGGGCCGGAGCTCGGACCGGACGGCGGTCCGGCTCGGCTGGGCGCCGCGGAACTGGGCGCGGAGCCGGGGGAGCGGGCCAGCCTGGTGCAGTTCTCCAGCGCCTTCTGCCAGCCCTGCCGGGCCACGCGGCGGATCCTCGCCGAGGTCGCGGCGATGGTCGAGGGGGTCGCGCACATCGAGATCGACGCCGAGGAACGGCTCGGGCTGGTGCGCGCCCTCGGGATCGAGAAGACCCCGACCGTGCTCGTCCTGGACTCGGCGGGCCGGATCGTCCGGCGGGCGGCCGGAATGCCGCGCAAGGTGGACGTGATCGCCGCGCTGGGGGCCGCCGTATGACGGGCGGTTCCCGACGGGGCCCGGCGGCCGGGCCCGGGTCTGACTCGGGGCCCGGGGCACCGGGCGCGCCGGTGCGCGCGCCCGCACGCAGCGTGACGCGCCTGACATCTGCCCGTTCCCGCTTGACTGCGTCCACGGGAGATCGCCAGGCTGGCGGCATGCGGTATGAACTCCTGCTCTACGGACGGGTCCACGTTGACCTCGTCCGATACGCGAGCGCGCGCTGTCGGAATCGCTGAACGCCCCCGGCCCCCGATCTCCGACAGCGCCCGCGTGTCCCGCGGCAGAAGGCAGAACCCTGATGACTGCTCCGACGGTCCCGACGGTCCACACCGCTCCGTCCCCCCGTAGCCCCCGTCCTCCCCGTTCCGGCGACGGCCGTCCCGGCTCGCCCGACCTCCTGCGTTCGGTCTTCCGGCAGCACGCCGCCGGAGTCGCCGTGATCACCGCTAAGGACGGCGCGCGGCCGGTGGGCTTCACCGCGACCTCCCTCAACTCGGTCTCCGCCGACCCGCCGCTGCTGTCCTTCACGATCGGCACGGGGGCCTCCACCTGGCCGGGGGTGCGCGACAGCGAGTACCTCGGCGTCCACATACTCGGCGAGCACCAACGGGAGCTGGCCGGGCTGTTCGCCCGCAGCGGAGCCGACCGCTTCGGCCCGGCCACCGGCTGGAACCCGGGGCCGCACGGGGTCCCGCTGCTCGACGGCGTACTGGCCTGGCTGGTCTGCCGGGTGGTGGCACGGGTGCCCGCCGGGGAGCATCGTGTGATCATCGCCGCGGCGGTCGCCGGGGATCCGGCCGGCGAAGGCCGCCCGCTGCTGTACCACCAGGGACGCTTCAACGCGCTGCGCGACTGAATCGTCCCTGCTTGGGAGGGTCGGGCGGCGTTGGGCAGATCACAGTTCACCAGCCTTGCGACTTGGCGGGACCCACTGTGTACTGACGAGTAACATTCCCTTCGGAGCGCGGGCCGCCCCGACCGGGATCCGCCCGACAAGGCGCCTATGCTGCCTGCATAAGGCGGTACCAGAAAAGACGATGCGGTAGGAGAGCCGGCGTGAGCCTGAGGATCGTTGTCTGTGTGAAGTACGTGCCCGACGCCACTGGCGACCGGCAGTTCACCGAGGACTTGACCGTCAACCGTGACGACGTCGACGGCCTGCTGTCGGAGCTCGACGAGTACGCCGTCGAGCAGGCGCTGCAGATCGCCGAAGAGGCCGACGACGCCGAGATCACCGTTCTGACGGTGGGCCCCGAGGACGCCAAGGACGCGCTGCGCAAGGCGCTCTCGATGGGCGCCGACAAGGCCATCCACGTCGAGGACGACGACCTGCACGGCTCCGACGTCATGGGCACCTCGCTGGTGCTCGCCAAGGCCATCGAGAAGGCCGGCTACGACCTGGTCATCACGGGCATGGCGTCGACCGACGGCACCATGGGCGTGCTGCCGGCGATCCTGGCCGAGCGCCTGGGCGTCCCGCAGGTCACCCTGCTCTCCGAGGTCAAGGTCGAGGACGGCACCGTGACCGGCCGCCGTGACGGCGACACCGCGAGCGAGCAGCTGGAGGCCTCCCTCCCCGCGCTCGTCTCGGTGACGGACCAGTCGGGCGAGGCCCGCTACCCGTCCTTCAAGGGCATCATGGCCGCCAAGAAGAAGCCGGTTCAGTCCTGGGACCTGGAGGAGCTGGAGATCGAGGCCGACGAGGTCGGTCTGGAAGGCTCCTGGACCGCGGTCGACGCCGCGGCGCAGCGCCCGGCCCGTACCGCCGGCACGATCGTCAAGGACGAGGGCGAGGGCGGCAAGCAGCTGGCCGAGTTCCTGGCCGGCCAGAAGTTCATCTAAGAGCTTCGGCCAACCCCTCCATAGCCCCCAGACACTTCGCAATCGCAGGAGAGCAGTCCCATGGCTGAAGTTCTCGTCTACGTCGACCACGTGGACGGCGCCGTCCGCAAGCCCACCCTCGAGCTGCTGACGCTGGCCCGCCGCATCGGCGAGCCCGTCGCCGTCGCCCTGGGCGCCGGTGCCGACGCCACCGCCGCGGTGCTCGCCGAGCACGGCGCGGTCAAGGTCCTCACCGCCGACGCCCCCGAGTTCACCGAGTACCTCGTCGTACCGAAGGTGGACGCGCTCCAGGCCGCGTACGAGGCCGTCTCCCCGGCCGCCGTACTGGTCCCGTCCTCCGCCGAGGGCAAGGAGATCGCCGCGCGCCTGGCCGTCCGCATCGGCTCCGGCATCATCACCGACGCCATCGACCTGGAGGCGGGTGACGAGGGCCCGGTCGCGACGCAGTCCGCCTTCGCCGCGTCGTTCACCACCAGGTCCCGCGTCTCCAAGGGCACCCCGGTCATCACCGTGAAGCCGAACTCGGCCCCGGTCGAGGCCGCCCCGGCCGCCGGCACCGTCGAGGCGCTCGCCGTCACCTTCGGCGCCCTGGCCACCGGCACCAAGGTCACCGGCCGCACCCCGCGCGAGTCGACCGGCCGCCCCGAGCTGACCGAGGCCGCGATCGTGGTCTCCGGCGGCCGTGGCGTCAACGGTGCCGAGAACTTCCACATCATCGAGGACCTCGCGGACTCCCTCGGTGCGGCCGTCGGCGCCTCGCGTGCCGCCGTCGACGCCGGCTGGTACCCGCACTCCAACCAGGTCGGCCAGACCGGCAAGTCGGTCTCCCCGCAGCTCTACATCGCCTCCGGCATCTCGGGCGCGATCCAGCACCGGGCCGGCATGCAGACCTCGAAGACCATCGTCGCCATCAACAAGGACGCCGAGGCCCCGATCTTCGACCTCGTCGACTACGGCGTGGTCGGCGACCTCTTCGCGGTCGTCCCGCAGCTGACCGACGAGATCAAGGCGCGTAAGGGCTGACCTGCGCTTCTGTTCGTAGCTCCACTTCTCCGGGGCCGTGTGGTGTTTCTCACCGCACGGCCCCGAGTCGTTCGTCCCACGCGTCGGAGGGACCATTGACGGAGCGGAACCCCGTGACTAAATTCTGCTATGCGGATCTAAGCTTCCGTGAAGCGGAAAAGAGGAGAGTGCACGATGGGTCAGCAGGAGAAGGTGGCGACGAGCCTCGCAGGCGCGGTCAGCGAGGGCATCAGCGCCTCCCTCGCGCCGGTGGACGCGGAGCTCGCGCGCCACTACCCGGGCGACCCCGGCACCCGGCAGCCCATCCACACGGTCTACGTACCCGGTGACGTCTTCGCCGCCGACACCATCCGCTCCTGGGGCGACCAGGCCCTCGCCGCCCTCGACGAGCACGCCCCGGACGCCGCGACCTTCGCCAAGGTGCTCGGCATCTCCGGCGAGCTGGCCGTACCGGTCTACGACCGCGTCCGCGCCAAGCTGCTGCGCGAGCCCATCGAGGACCTGCGCGTCGACTTCGAGGACGGCTTCGGCGTCCGCTCCGACGAGGAGGAGGACCAGGCCGCGGCCCGCGCGGCCCGCCTGATCTCCGAGGCGTACTCCAACGGCACCAACGCTCCCTACATGGGCATCCGCATGAAGTGCATGGAGTCCAACGTCCGCGACCGCGGCATCCGCACCACGGACGTCTTCCTCTCCGGCCTGCTCGCTCACGGCGGCCTGCCGGACAACCTGGTCCTGACCCTTCCCAAGGTCACGTACGCCGAGCAGGTCACCGCGTTCGTCAAGCTGCTGGAGGCCTTCGAGACCTCCCGCGGTCTGCGCCCGGGCCGGATCGGCTTCGAGATCCAGATCGAGACCAGCCAGTCGATCCTGGCCTCCGACGGCACCGCCACCGTGGCCCGCATGATCGAGGCCTCCCAGGGCCGTGCCACCGGCCTGCACTACGGCACCTTCGACTACAGCGCCTGCGTCGGCGTCTCGGCCGCGTACCAGGCCAGCGACCACCCCGCCGCGGACCACGCCAAGGCGATCATGCAGGTCGCGGCCGCCGGCACCGGCGTACGCGTCTCCGACGGATCGACGAACGTCCTGCCGATCGGCGCCACCGAGAAGGTCCACGAGGCCTGGAAGCTGCACTACGGCCTCACCCGCCGGGCCCTGGCCCGCGCCTACTACCAGGGCTGGGACATGCACCCCGGCCACCTGCCGACCCGCTACGCTGCCGTCTTCACCTTCTACCGCGAGGGCCTGGAGACCGCGGCGGCCCGCCTCAAGGCCTACGTCGCCAAGATCGAGGGCGACGTGATGGACGAGCCCGCCACGGCCAAGGCCCTGGCCGGCTACCTGGTCCGCGGCCTCGACTGCGGCGCCGTGGGCCCCGAGGAGGTCACCGCCCTGACCGGCCTGACCCGCGCGGAACTGGACGCCTTCGCGATCCCCCGCCGCTCGGCGACCCTGACGGCGACCGCCTGATCCGGACGGCTCGAGCGGCCCGGCCCCGGTTCACCGGGGCCGGGCCGTCGGCGCATGCGGGCCGGGAAGCACCCAGAACCGCAGGGTGCCGTCCTCTCCGGCGGAGGCGAGCAGGCTGCCGTCGGGGGAGAAGGCGACGCCCCGGACGGCGCCGGTGTGCCCGGTCAGCGGCAGAGCGCTGACGGACTCGCCCGCATGCGCGTCCCACAGCCGCACCGTGCCGTCCGTACCGGCACTGGCCAGGAGCCGGCCGTCCGGGGAGAAGACGAGGTCGTACACCTGCCCGGTGTGCCCGGACAGCGTCAGGCTGCGCGACGGCCCGGCGGGCAGGTGCCAGAGCCGGATGGTGCCGCCGATGTCACCGGTGGCCAGCAGACGGCCGTCCGGCGAGAAGGCCAGCGCGAGGATCGAGGCCCGGTGGGCGTCCAGCTCCAGGCTGGACGGATCACGGGTGGTGCGGTCCCAGAGAGCCACCTTCTCGTCGATCGCGGCGGCCAGTGTGCGCCCGTCGGGGGAGACCGCGAGGGCGTAGACGCTGGACACCCCGTCGGGCACCCGCGGGGTGGCCCACAGACCGGCCTCCACCCCCCAGAAGAAGATCCGGCCGGTCGCGTCGATCGTCGCCGCCCACCGGCCATCGGCGGCGAAGGCGACGCGTCTCTTCAACGACACGGGCCGGACCAGCGCAGTGGACGGGTCCGTGCCCGGGGTCCACACTCCGGCCGGGCCGCCCTCGACAGGGAACTCCAGTCCCCACGGGGTGTCCGCCGGCAGCGCCAGCTCGTCGGGCAGTGACTCGCGCGTCACAGGATCCCAGGCCAGGACCCTCTGGTCCTCGCTGTGGACGAGGAGCCGGCCGCCGTCCGGAGAGAAGGCGAGCCGGCGCAGCGGCGTCCCGGCCTTGCCCGAGGTGGCAGGCAGGGGTACGGCGTGCCCCTGGCGCAGGGCGGCGGTCAGGGCCCGGGATCCGAGCGGCGAGGGAGCCCGCGAGGCGACGTCCGGATCGAGGTGGTAGACGACCATGACCTCGCTCTCGCCGCAGGCGGCCAGGACGCGGCCGTCCGGCGAGAACGCGACGTTGTGGACCGGCCGTTCGTGCCCGGTCAGGGGAGGACCCACGGGGGCGCCGGTGGCCGGGTCCCACAGCCGTACGGTCCCGTCGTCGCAGCCGGTGGCCAGCAGGCGGCCGTCCGCGGAGAACGCCACGCCCCAAGTGAACGGGTCGGGACCGGCGAGCGGCCCGCCGACGGCGGCGCCGGTGGAGGTGTCCCACAGTCGGGCCCCGTCGACGCCGGCGGTGGCCAGCAGGCGGCCGTCCGGGGAGAAGGCCATCCCTTGTACCTCGCCCTCGTGCCCGATGAGGGGCTCGCCGACGCTCGATCCCGTGATGAGGTCCCACACCCGGATGGCGTGCTTGCCTTTCAGCGCGGCCAACAGGCCACCGTCGGGGAGGACGGCCAACGCCCCGACCTCCCCGAAGTGCCCGATGAGCGGTGGTCCGGCGGGCTCGCCGGTGGTCGCGTGCCACCTGCGCACGCTCTCGTCGTCGGCGGCCGTGACCACCGTGCGGCCGTCGGGGGAGAAGGCCACGACCTCGACGGACTCCTCGTGGCCGGGCAGGGCCGGACCCGTCGCGGCAAGGGTCGACAGGTCCCACAGTCGCGCGGTGCAGTTGCCGGCACCCGTGGCCAGCGTGCGGCCGTCCGGCGAGAACGCCATGGCGCTGACCTTGTAGACGTCGACTTTGATCTCGCCCGCGGACCGGCCGCGGACGGGGTCCCACAACTGCACCATCCCCTCGCCGCCGGTCGCCAGGAGCCGCCCGTCGGGAGAGAACGCCGCGCTGCGGGGGTGGTTCGTGTTCGCGGTCAGCAGGCAGGCCACGAAGAACCCGGTCTCACCGGCGGGCGGGGGCGCGGCGGACGATGGGGCAGGAGCAGGAGCAGGAGCAGGGGCAGGGGCAGGGGCGGGCACGGAAGCGGGCGCAGGAGCGGAGATCCGGGGCGGCACGGGGGGCGCCGGGGCGGCTTCGGGAGCGGTCGCCTCGCGCCGGTCCGGCGCCGGAGGCTGGAGGGCGGCCAGCGCGCGCCAGCGGCTCCGCCAGGGGTCCAGCCGTGGGGAGTTGTGCGGCGGAACGGCCGTTTCCTGCCCGTACTCGTCGTACGCGTACAGGACCCGCACCAAGGCCATCAGCTTGTCGAGGCCCAGCAGCCGCTGCCCCCGGAACGCGTCGCTCTGCGTGGCCACCGGCAGTTGGATCCCGATCCGGGACTTCGCCGCCCGGCTCTCCAGCTTCCGGTACGAGGGGTTGCCGCGCTCGATCCGCAGTCGGCGCAAGTCGCCCGCGAGGCGGCTCAGTTCCTCCTCGAAGCCACTGTTCGAACCCACCTGCGCCCCCTGGACCGTGCGGAAGGCCAGGCTAGGGCGCGGTCCGCCGAACAGTCCCGGACTTTCCGGAACAGCGGCGAACACCCCGGGATTTCCGGGCGGGTTCGGTAGTGATCGCGATGGCCGCGGATCCGTTCCGCCCGTGCGGGAACGGTCCGGTCCGTCGACTGCAATCGGGCCATGACCACACCTCAGAACCCGACGGACCCCGAGCCGTTCCTGTCCCTGCACACCGCCGTCGTGCTGCTCGCCGCGATCCTGATCGGCGTCACGGCCGGCGGCCTGACCTTCCTCGGCGGTTCCGGTGCCGCGCTCGGCGTGCTCGCCGGGCTGACCGCCGCCGGTGGCGCCGTTCCGGTGCTGCGGACCCTCATCCGCTGAACGGGGGGAGCTCGCCCGAGCCGCGGGGGATCAGTCGGGTCGGGAGTTCGGTGCGCGTCGTCGGGAGGGCGGCTCCCGACAGGCGCTGGAAGAGGCGGTCCGTGGCCACTCGGCCGAGGGTCGCCGGGTCCTGGGCCACCACCGTGACGCCGGGGCGGAGCAGGTCGGCCAGCTCGAAGTCGTCGAAGCCGACCAGGGCCACCGGGTGCTCCAGGGCTGCGAGGACCCGTACCACCGTGACCGTCACGCGGTTGTTGCCCGCGAAGACGGCGGTGACCGGGTCCTGGTCCGCGAGCATCGACCTCGTCGCCGCCGCCACCCGGCCCGGGTCGGTGGAGCCGAGGGAGACCCAGGAATCGTCCACCGGCAGACCCGCGTCGGCCATGGCGGTGCGATAGCCGCGCAGGCGCTCCGCCGCCGTGTGGATGCGCGGGTGGTCGCCGACGAAGCCGATCCGGCGGTGGCCGCCCGCGATCAGGTGGGCCACTCCGCCACGGGCGCCGCCGAAGCTGTCCGAGAGCACGACGTCCGCGTCGATCCTCCCGGCCGGGCGGTCCACGAACACCGTGGCCACACCGGCCCGCATCTCCGGCTCCAGGTAGCGGTGGTCGTCCCCGGCCGGGATCACGATCAGGCCGTCCACCCGGCGGGCGCACAGCGCGAGCGCCAACTCCCGTTCGCGATCGGGGTCCTCGGCGCTGGAGCCGTTGATGAGGAGAGCCCCGTGCGAGCGGGCCACTTCTTCCACGGCCCGGTTCAGCGGGCCGTAGAAGGGGTCGGCGAGGTCCTCCAGGATCAGGCCCACGGTGGCGGTACGGCCCTTGCGCAGGACGCGCGCGCTGTCGTTGCGGCGGAACCCCAGGGCATCGATGGCCTCTTGGACCCGCTTCTCGGTCTCGGGGGTGACGCCCGGCTCGCCGTTGACCACCCGAGACACCGTCTTCAGGCCGACGCCCGCCTGGGCCGCCACGTCCTTCATGGTCGGCCGGTTGCCGTAGCGGGGATCGGACGGGCGGCGGTTGTGGGGCACGGTCGTGAATCCTCCGGAGTCTCGGGCAGGGCTGTGACCTTGAGGATAAGCACTCGGCCGATAGTGAGGTTTCCGTGGCAGGCTGGTGCGGGCAAGCCACTGGGGGCTCCGGACGAGCCATGGGGAGAGGGGTAGACGTGATTGTCTGGATCAACGGCACATTCAGCGCGGGAAAGACCAGCACGGCCCGCGAACTGGCCGGAATCCTGCCGGACAGCACCCTGTTCGACCCGGAGTTCATCGGCGACGCGCTGCGCGTGCTGCTGCCGGCCAAACGGCTGGCGGAGGTCACCGACTACCAGGACCTGCCGAGCTGGCGGCGGCTGGTGGTGGACACGGCGGCGGCGATGCTCGCGGAGCTGGGCGGAGTGCTCGTCGTGCCGATGACGCTGCTGCGCCAAGAGTACCGGGACGAGATCTTCGGCGGGCTCGCGGCACGCCGGATACCGGTGCGGCACGTGCTGCTGGCCCCTGCGGAAACGATCCTTCGCGAGCGGATCGCGACCCGGGAGGAGCCGGGGGAGCCGGACGAGGTGGACCTCCGGGTCCGCCAGTGGGCCTACGACCACATCCCGGTCTACCAGCAGGCCCTCGGCTGGCTCTCGGGCGACGCGCACGTCATCGACAACAGCAGCCTGACGCCGCGCGAGACGGCGCAGCGCATCGCCGAGGCCGTCCGCTCCGAGACGGCCCCGGTCTGCGACATCGTGCAGACCCCGGAGCCCACGCGGGAGACGGTGGCGGCCGGGGTACTCCTCTTCGACGAGCAGGACCGGGTGCTGCTGGTGGATCCGACGTACAAGGCCGGCTGGGAGTTCCCGGGCGGCGTCGTCGAAGCGGGCGAGGCACCCGCGTGCGGGGGCGTACGGGAGGTCGCGGAGGAACTGGGCCTCGTACTGGACCGGGCGCCCGGCCTGCTCGTGGTCGACTGGGAGTCCCCGCAGCCCCCCGGGTACGGGGGACTGCGCCTGCTCTTCGACGGCGGCCGCCTCTCCCCGGAGGCGACGGCCCGGCTCCGCCTTCCGGGCCCGGAACTGAGGGCCTGGCGCTTCGTCACGGAGGCCGAGGCCGGCGGCCTCCTCCCGCCGCACCGTCACGAACGCCTGCGCTGGGCCCTGCGCGCCCGGGAGCGCGGCCGCCCCCTCTACCTGGAGACGGGCACCCCGGTCGGCTGAGCCCGGCGACGGACGGGCGCCGAGGACGGGAGACCGAGGACGGGAGACCGAGCCGTCAGGCGGGGGTTGCGGCGGCC
Above is a genomic segment from Streptomyces sp. NBC_01233 containing:
- a CDS encoding TlpA family protein disulfide reductase — its product is MGAAELGAEPGERASLVQFSSAFCQPCRATRRILAEVAAMVEGVAHIEIDAEERLGLVRALGIEKTPTVLVLDSAGRIVRRAAGMPRKVDVIAALGAAV
- a CDS encoding flavin reductase family protein, with translation MTAPTVPTVHTAPSPRSPRPPRSGDGRPGSPDLLRSVFRQHAAGVAVITAKDGARPVGFTATSLNSVSADPPLLSFTIGTGASTWPGVRDSEYLGVHILGEHQRELAGLFARSGADRFGPATGWNPGPHGVPLLDGVLAWLVCRVVARVPAGEHRVIIAAAVAGDPAGEGRPLLYHQGRFNALRD
- a CDS encoding electron transfer flavoprotein subunit beta/FixA family protein, whose translation is MSLRIVVCVKYVPDATGDRQFTEDLTVNRDDVDGLLSELDEYAVEQALQIAEEADDAEITVLTVGPEDAKDALRKALSMGADKAIHVEDDDLHGSDVMGTSLVLAKAIEKAGYDLVITGMASTDGTMGVLPAILAERLGVPQVTLLSEVKVEDGTVTGRRDGDTASEQLEASLPALVSVTDQSGEARYPSFKGIMAAKKKPVQSWDLEELEIEADEVGLEGSWTAVDAAAQRPARTAGTIVKDEGEGGKQLAEFLAGQKFI
- a CDS encoding electron transfer flavoprotein subunit alpha/FixB family protein, producing MAEVLVYVDHVDGAVRKPTLELLTLARRIGEPVAVALGAGADATAAVLAEHGAVKVLTADAPEFTEYLVVPKVDALQAAYEAVSPAAVLVPSSAEGKEIAARLAVRIGSGIITDAIDLEAGDEGPVATQSAFAASFTTRSRVSKGTPVITVKPNSAPVEAAPAAGTVEALAVTFGALATGTKVTGRTPRESTGRPELTEAAIVVSGGRGVNGAENFHIIEDLADSLGAAVGASRAAVDAGWYPHSNQVGQTGKSVSPQLYIASGISGAIQHRAGMQTSKTIVAINKDAEAPIFDLVDYGVVGDLFAVVPQLTDEIKARKG
- a CDS encoding DUF6986 family protein, which produces MGQQEKVATSLAGAVSEGISASLAPVDAELARHYPGDPGTRQPIHTVYVPGDVFAADTIRSWGDQALAALDEHAPDAATFAKVLGISGELAVPVYDRVRAKLLREPIEDLRVDFEDGFGVRSDEEEDQAAARAARLISEAYSNGTNAPYMGIRMKCMESNVRDRGIRTTDVFLSGLLAHGGLPDNLVLTLPKVTYAEQVTAFVKLLEAFETSRGLRPGRIGFEIQIETSQSILASDGTATVARMIEASQGRATGLHYGTFDYSACVGVSAAYQASDHPAADHAKAIMQVAAAGTGVRVSDGSTNVLPIGATEKVHEAWKLHYGLTRRALARAYYQGWDMHPGHLPTRYAAVFTFYREGLETAAARLKAYVAKIEGDVMDEPATAKALAGYLVRGLDCGAVGPEEVTALTGLTRAELDAFAIPRRSATLTATA
- a CDS encoding WD40 repeat domain-containing protein, encoding MGSNSGFEEELSRLAGDLRRLRIERGNPSYRKLESRAAKSRIGIQLPVATQSDAFRGQRLLGLDKLMALVRVLYAYDEYGQETAVPPHNSPRLDPWRSRWRALAALQPPAPDRREATAPEAAPAPPVPPRISAPAPASVPAPAPAPAPAPAPAPSSAAPPPAGETGFFVACLLTANTNHPRSAAFSPDGRLLATGGEGMVQLWDPVRGRSAGEIKVDVYKVSAMAFSPDGRTLATGAGNCTARLWDLSTLAATGPALPGHEESVEVVAFSPDGRTVVTAADDESVRRWHATTGEPAGPPLIGHFGEVGALAVLPDGGLLAALKGKHAIRVWDLITGSSVGEPLIGHEGEVQGMAFSPDGRLLATAGVDGARLWDTSTGAAVGGPLAGPDPFTWGVAFSADGRLLATGCDDGTVRLWDPATGAPVGPPLTGHERPVHNVAFSPDGRVLAACGESEVMVVYHLDPDVASRAPSPLGSRALTAALRQGHAVPLPATSGKAGTPLRRLAFSPDGGRLLVHSEDQRVLAWDPVTRESLPDELALPADTPWGLEFPVEGGPAGVWTPGTDPSTALVRPVSLKRRVAFAADGRWAATIDATGRIFFWGVEAGLWATPRVPDGVSSVYALAVSPDGRTLAAAIDEKVALWDRTTRDPSSLELDAHRASILALAFSPDGRLLATGDIGGTIRLWHLPAGPSRSLTLSGHTGQVYDLVFSPDGRLLASAGTDGTVRLWDAHAGESVSALPLTGHTGAVRGVAFSPDGSLLASAGEDGTLRFWVLPGPHAPTARPR
- a CDS encoding LacI family DNA-binding transcriptional regulator, translating into MKDVAAQAGVGLKTVSRVVNGEPGVTPETEKRVQEAIDALGFRRNDSARVLRKGRTATVGLILEDLADPFYGPLNRAVEEVARSHGALLINGSSAEDPDRERELALALCARRVDGLIVIPAGDDHRYLEPEMRAGVATVFVDRPAGRIDADVVLSDSFGGARGGVAHLIAGGHRRIGFVGDHPRIHTAAERLRGYRTAMADAGLPVDDSWVSLGSTDPGRVAAATRSMLADQDPVTAVFAGNNRVTVTVVRVLAALEHPVALVGFDDFELADLLRPGVTVVAQDPATLGRVATDRLFQRLSGAALPTTRTELPTRLIPRGSGELPPFSG
- a CDS encoding NUDIX hydrolase, which translates into the protein MIVWINGTFSAGKTSTARELAGILPDSTLFDPEFIGDALRVLLPAKRLAEVTDYQDLPSWRRLVVDTAAAMLAELGGVLVVPMTLLRQEYRDEIFGGLAARRIPVRHVLLAPAETILRERIATREEPGEPDEVDLRVRQWAYDHIPVYQQALGWLSGDAHVIDNSSLTPRETAQRIAEAVRSETAPVCDIVQTPEPTRETVAAGVLLFDEQDRVLLVDPTYKAGWEFPGGVVEAGEAPACGGVREVAEELGLVLDRAPGLLVVDWESPQPPGYGGLRLLFDGGRLSPEATARLRLPGPELRAWRFVTEAEAGGLLPPHRHERLRWALRARERGRPLYLETGTPVG